A window from Drosophila kikkawai strain 14028-0561.14 chromosome 2L, DkikHiC1v2, whole genome shotgun sequence encodes these proteins:
- the LOC108074790 gene encoding uncharacterized protein gives MPLIQAQPTHPLPLPIPLPVQQQQQHQHQQHFAKSSICGRTYAKAKSMPVTPVQPQSPLEETPSYELYERHAHSDAHGHSDFDEDLEDTSSLAMITPPPPYDTPHLLASPPVPPPRRFRFGNRELFSMSPAGGGATPTTSSTAITPTKLSAAAAAMFAAPQMATQLNRKWRRRRRNSSSGDSKELDKLVLQSVDWDENEMY, from the coding sequence ATGCCACTCATCCAGGCCCAGCCCACGCACCCACTACCGCTCCCGATTCCGCTCCcagtccagcagcagcaacagcaccagcaccagcagcattTCGCCAAAAGTTCGATTTGCGGCAGGACATATGCCAAGGCCAAGTCCATGCCGGTGACGCCCGTTCAGCCGCAGTCGCCGCTGGAGGAGACGCCCTCCTATGAGCTATACGAACGACATGCTCACTCCGATGCCCACGGCCACTCGGACTTCGATGAGGACTTGGAGGACACCTCATCGCTGGCCATGATCACACCGCCGCCGCCCTATGACACGCCCCATCTTCTTGCCTCGCCTCCAGTGCCGCCGCCCCGTCGCTTTCGCTTCGGCAACCGTGAGTTGTTTAGCATGAGTCCTGCTGGCGGTGGTGCCACTCCCACAACCTCCAGCACTGCCATAACGCCCACAAAGCTAagtgcagcggcggcggccatGTTTGCCGCCCCGCAAATGGCCACGCAGCTCAACAGGAAATGGCGGCGGCGAAGGAGGAATAGTAGCTCCGGCGACTCCAAGGAACTGGACAAGCTGGTGCTGCAGTCAGTCGATTGGGATGAGAACGAGATGTACTAG
- the Glt gene encoding glutactin codes for MQPLLLVVLALCAAPIFALPRPDYNDDYNDDDVKDWQPEPLKPAPWQAEPRSSPSEPQAAVVPIPGIGQIVGVRNFKTIAGRPVNAFLGVRYGQVGSGLARFQAAQPARLQGRIDATVQSPNCAQFPELQRLRESESRGENVDDCLTLNIYAPEGAKDLPVLVFVHGEMLFDGGAEEAQPDYVLEKDVLLVSINYRLAPFGFLSALSDELPGNVALSDLQLALEWLQRNLVHFGGNPGQVTLAGQAGGATLVHALSLSGRAKDLFQQLILQSGTALNPYLIDERPLETLDTFARLARCPTNPAARSLAPLYDCLATLPTSQLVSAFEQLFEQNEPRGLSSLGGFKLVVGDRLGYLPRPPAALAANASNSVPTIVGAAKDASAFILSRFYNQIAGLQSRNVSDYIDVVLRHTAPPSEHRIWKQWALREIFSQDQEYSASARTVTQGLLELSNLILYRAPVIFSIRQSYRSTPVYLYTFDYRGEHHRFGHLNNPLPFGVDASLSDDSVYLFPYPEEASRLNPVDRSLSRALVTMWVNFAVSGVPNPNSGVWPRATSEYGPFLRFTNSRQNMLELDPHFGEGINLPNLYGEYFNATSSTSSSVTVATPNRPYYYPTPTTTTTTTTTTTTTRRPYAYNPYANWQNRQPQQTWRPANPDYVRAQEERQAQFIRDQQLRAQREREQRWREQQQRENQNRRPAQDPREQREKEQQEQQRREQLQLQRERERQERERQQREQQEREQREREQREREQQEREQQEREQQVQEQREREQQEREQREREQQEREGDYSIRDETPNNELKPYPNYDDYLRNQDESPESTPDHGYDEERENEIREQRIREQQEREQEERLEEERLQQEREREQQSVENPDDGRQSYPGYDDYLRGQQGESDPETEQERNYNEERDREQQQREQQEREQQEREQQEREQQEREQQEREQQEREPQPDSDDPRNYSSYDEYLRAHQARQPAESDFDAEEQNREQERRDELDQEQERSLEEDPEDADDQEPADPANDPSSYASYEDYVRAQQKLREEEEERDRAREAQERAEEEQEEARQEYPGYSQFRSVLHGPQHVKLMHRQQRRRQ; via the exons ATGCAGCCGCTGCTCCTAGTAGTGCTGGCCCTTTGTGCGGCCCCAATCTTTGCCCTTCCCCGACCGGACTACAACGACGACTACAACGATGACGACGTGAAAGACTGGCAGCCGGAGCCCCTCAAGCCAGCTCCCTGGCAGGCGGAGCCACGCAGCTCACCTTCAGAGCCGCAAGCGGCCGTGGTGCCTATTCCCGGGATCGGACAGATCGTGGGAGTGCGCAACTTTAAGACCATCGCCGGACGTCCGGTGAACGCCTTCTTGGGCGTGCGGTATGGTCAGGTTGGCAGCGGCCTGGCGCGCTTCCAGGCTGCCCAGCCTGCCCGCCTCCAGGGCCGGATTGATGCCACCGTGCAGAGCCCGAACTGTGCCCAGTTTCCGGAATTGCAGCGCCTGAGGGAGTCCGAGTCCCGCGGTGAGAACGTCGACGACTGCCTGACTCTGAACATCTATGCACCCGAGGGAGCTAAGGACCTGCCGGTGCTGGTCTTTGTGCACGGCGAAATGCTGTTCGACGGCGGCGCTGAGGAGGCTCAGCCGGATTATGTCCTGGAGAAGGACGTGCTGCTGGTCTCAATCAATTATCGACTGGCACCCTTCGGCTTTTTGAGTGCTCTGAGCGATGAGCTTCCCGGCAACGTGGCCCTCTCCGACCTTCAACTGGCCCTCGAGTGGCTGCAGCGCAATCTGGTTCACTTTGGCGGAAATCCCGGCCAGGTTACGCTGGCAGGACAAGCGGGCGGAGCCACATTGGTTCACGCTCTTAGCCTCAGCGGCCGGGCCAAGGACCTCTTCCAGCAACTAATCCTGCAGTCGGGCACAGCCCTTAATCCCTACCTGATCGATGAGCGCCCTCTGGAGACCCTGGACACCTTCGCTCGCCTCGCACGTTGTCCTACCAATCCCGCTGCTCGCAGTCTTGCCCCGCTTTACGACTGCCTGGCAACACTGCCCACCTCGCAACTGGTCTCCGCCTTTGAGCAGCTCTTCGAGCAGAACGAACCGCGCGGTCTTAGCTCCCTCGGCGGCTTCAAGCTTGTCGTGGGCGACCGTCTTGGATACCTGCCCCGTCCCCCAGCTGCCCTGGCCGCCAATGCCAGCAACAGTGTTCCCACCATTGTCGGTGCCGCCAAGGACGCCAGCGCCTTCATCCTGTCGC GCTTCTACAACCAGATTGCCGGCCTGCAGTCACGCAATGTGAGCGACTACATCGACGTGGTTCTACGACACACGGCTCCTCCCAGCGAGCACCGCATCTGGAAGCAGTGGGCTCTGCGTGAGATCTTCTCTCAGGACCAAGAGTACTCGGCCAGTGCCCGCACCGTGACACAGGGTCTGCTGGAGCTGAGCAACCTCATCCTTTACCGCGCCCCCGTGATCTTCTCCATCCGCCAGTCGTACCGCTCAACACCAGTTTACCTGTACACCTTCGACTACCGTGGCGAGCACCACCGCTTCGGGCACCTGAATAACCCCTTGCCGTTCGGAGTGGATGCCTCGCTAAGCGATGACAGCGTCTACTTGTTCCCCTACCCGGAGGAGGCCAGTCGCCTTAATCCTGTGGACAGGTCGCTGTCCCGCGCCCTGGTCACCATGTGGGTTAACTTTGCAGTTTCTGGGGTGCCCAACCCGAACTCTGGAGTGTGGCCACGGGCCACGTCCGAGTATGGACCCTTCCTGCGCTTCACCAACTCTCGCCAGAATATGCTCGAGCTGGATCCGCACTTCGGTGAAGGCATAAACTTGCCGAATCTCTATGGAGAATACTTCAATGCCACCAgtagcaccagcagcagtgTTACAGTTGCAACACCGAATAGGCCCTACTACTATCCCACCCCTaccactactactactaccACGACGACGACCACAACTACCAGGCGTCCGTACGCGTACAATCCCTATGCCAACTGGCAGAACAGGCAACCGCAACAGACTTGGCGGCCAGCGAATCCGGACTACGTGAGGGCTCAGGAAGAGCGACAGGCACAGTTTATCCGCGATCAGCAGTTGCGGGCGCAGCGGGAGAGAGAGCAGCGTTGGCgagagcagcaacagcggGAAAACCAGAATCGACGTCCGGCACAGGATCCTCGCGAGCAACGAGAGAAGGAACAGCAAGAACAACAGCGCCGAGaacaactgcaactgcagcgAGAAAGGGAACGGCAAGAGCGCGAACGACAACAACGAGAGCAGCAAGAGCGAGAACAGCGAGAGAGAGAACAGCGAGAGAGAGAACAGCAAGAACGAGAACAGCAAGAACGAGAACAGCAGGTGCAAGAACAGCGAGAGCGAGAACAGCAAGAACGAGAACAGCGAGAGCGAGAACAGCAAGAACGAGAGGGAGATTACTCAATTCGCGATGAAACACCAAATAACGAACTGAAACCGTATCCCAATTATGATGACTATCTCCGAAATCAAGACGAGTCTCCCGAATCTACTCCTGATCATGGATACGACGAGGAGCGAGAAAACGAGATACGAGAGCAGCGGATACGTGAGCAGCAGGAGAGGGAACAGGAGGAGAGACTAGAAGAAGAGAGATTGCAACAGGAACGAGAGCGAGAACAGCAGTCAGTCGAAAATCCCGATGATGGCCGCCAATCCTATCCCGGCTATGATGATTACCTTAGAGGACAGCAAGGAGAAAGTGATCCAGAAACGGAACAAGAACGAAACTACAATGAGGAGCGGGACCGCGAGCAACAGCAGCGCGAGCAGCAAGAACGTGAGCAGCAGGAACGTGAGCAGCAGGAGCGTGAACAACAAGAACGTGAGCAGCAGGAACGTGAGCAGCAGGAGCGTGAGCCGCAACCTGACAGTGATGATCCGCGAAACTATTCCAGCTACGATGAATATTTGAGAGCCCACCAAGCAAGACAACCAGCCGAGTCCGATTTCGATGCGGAAGAACAAAACCGTGAACAAGAGCGGAGGGATGAGCTTGATCAGGAGCAAGAAAGATCACTTGAGGAGGATCCGGAAGATGCTGACGACCAGGAGCCGGCCGATCCGGCCAACGATCCCAGCTCCTACGCTAGCTACGAAGATTACGTGCGAGCCCAGCAAAAGCTGCgcgaggaggaagaggagcgCGACAGGGCCCGGGAGGCACAAGAAAGGGCCGAAGAGGAGCAGGAAGAGGCCCGTCAGGAATACCCAGGATATTCCCAATTCAGGAGCGTGCTTCACGGACCGCAGCACGTTAAGCTCATGCACAGACAGCAGCGACGCAGGCAGTAG
- the LOC108074770 gene encoding glutactin, translating to MQFALMLILLLLHHGVEARFRNRQYDEEKDTIVELPKLGSIQGKILETAWTKREVLQFVDVRYAEPPTGLNRFKPPRPIEPWEDVMDATAEKIGCPSVVSMESLRKLDDVLDVEDCLTMTITTPNVTARLPVLVYIHGEYLYEGSNSEAPPDYLLEKDIVLVTPQYRLGPFGFLSTKTDEIPGNAGFLDIFLALQFVKHFISNFGGDPSRVTVAGQVGGAAIAHLLTLSPMVQRGLFSQVIYHSGSAIMPIFLEEDPRKHAHEIAKKADCQMVTVRDLNTCLMELTALELLTAFMEHALEKSDLGIGHTGGIQFTIGGPSGVLPKHPYDLMLESNFSYPAMGGCPKNAGTRVLNEIVDNDFEGKIPDDEYTTYNYIDHVIRQVVGTDKTMLLTSFVTHDFFNRHLLENGTFDTLIPRLIDVAGTLNHKLPVLLALNMNNKHNPHNTFLYSFEYAGEFNRYKEMDEETNMQSPFRAGVSLTDEALYLFPYPEHVKRLSPPDVTMARRMVELWTNFVISGNPLGSYRSGYWPPMTTLYGPYMKIDETLTIGGNYFSEFSATLRDEDEGHSLVREIYYLRNRSRKRALAKRRKELAASSVSRIKKLQGRKSLVKRPNRNKIRF from the exons ATGCAATTCGCGCTTATGCTAATACTTCTGCTCCTCCACCACGGGGTGGAGGCTCGGTTCCGGAACAGGCAATACGATGAGGAAAAGGACACCATCGTCGAACTGCCCAAGTTGGGCAGCATCCAGGGAAAGATTCTTGAAACTGCCTGGACTAAGCGTGAAGTGCTGCAATTTGTGGATGTTCGATATGCAGAGCCTCCCACGGGGCTCAATCGATTCAAG CCACCGCGCCCGATCGAGCCATGGGAGGATGTGATGGATGCCACAGCCGAGAAGATCGGATGCCCTTCGGTGGTGTCAATGGAATCGCTGCGCAAACTGGACGACGTACTGGATGTGGAGGACTGCTTGACAATGACCATCACCACGCCAAACGTAACTGCCCGCTTGCCAGTGCTGGTATACATCCATGGCGAATACCTTTACGAGGGCAGCAACTCGGAGGCGCCTCCGGATTATCTCCTCGAGAAGGACATCGTGCTGGTCACGCCTCAGTACCGACTCGGTCCTTTTGGTTTTCTGTCGACGAAAACAGATGAGATTCCCGGCAATGCTGGCTTCCTGGACATTTTTCTGGCCCTACAGTTTGTTAAGCATTTTATCTCCAACTTTGGCGGCGATCCCTCGCGGGTAACGGTGGCCGGCCAGGTGGGCGGAGCAGCCATTGCCCACCTGCTCACGCTCTCGCCGATGGTGCAGCGTGGTCTGTTCAGTCAGGTGATTTATCATTCGGGCTCCGCCATTATGCCCATCTTTTTGGAGGAGGATCCTCGCAAGCATGCCCACGAAATCGCCAAGAAGGCCGACTGTCAGATGGTGACCGTGCGGGATCTCAACACCTGTCTCATGGAACTGACGGCTCTCGAGTTGCTCACGGCCTTTATGGAGCATGCC CTCGAAAAATCTGACCTGGGAATTGGACACACTGGTGGGATTCAGTTCACTATCGGGGGACCCAGTGGTGTGCTGCCAAAGCATCCGTATGACCTAATGCTGGAGTCCAACTTCTCCTATCCGGCAATGGGTGGTTGCCCGAAAAACGCTGGAACTCGAGTGCTCAACGAAATTGTGGACAATGACTTTGAGGGAAAGATTCCGGATGATGAGTACACTACGTACAACTATATCGACCATGTGATCCGTCAGGTAGTGGGCACGGACAAGACCATGCTTCTCACCAGTTTCGTCACTCACGATTTCTTCAACCGTCATCTGCTGGAGAATGGCACCTTTGACACCCTGATCCCCCGACTTATTGAT GTGGCCGGCACTCTGAACCACAAGCTGCCCGTTCTGTTGGCTCTGAACATGAACAACAAGCACAATCCGCACAACACCTTCCTCTACTCCTTCGAATACGCGGGCGAGTTCAATCGCTACAAGGAGATGGACGAGGAGACCAACATGCAGAGCCCCTTCCGGGCTGGCGTCTCGCTGACCGACGAGGCCCTCTATCTTTTCCCCTACCCCGAGCATGTGAAGCGCCTCAGTCCGCCGGACGTGACGATGGCTCGTCGCATGGTCGAACTCTGGACAAACTTCGTCATCAGCGGGAATCCGCTCGGCTCCTATCGCTCCGGCTACTGGCCGCCCATGACCACGCTTTATGGCCCTTATATGAAGATCGATGAGACGCTGACCATCGGAGGCAACTACTTCTCGGAGTTCTCGGCCACGCTGCGTGATGAGGACGAGGGCCATAGCCTGGTCCGCGAGATTTACTATCTGCGCAACCGCAGCCGGAAGCGGGCGTTGGCTAAACGTCGAAAAGAGTTGGCAGCCTCCTCTGTGAGCAGGATAAAGAAGCTGCAAGGACGCAAGAGTCTGGTGAAGCGGCCCAACCGGAACAAGATACGTTTTTAA